GACCTCGGTCACGGTGATGGCCATGGGGCTGTCCACGAAGACGGGTATGCGCGGGATCTCGTGGGCGTAGAGCAGCCCGCTCAGGTGGTACAGCAGATCCTGGGTGCGCCCGACCGCGAAGCTCGGGATGATCAGGTTGCCGCCGGCACGGTGCGTCTCCTTGACCACCCGCGCCAGCCTTTGCGGGATGTCGCCGGCGTCCTCGTGGTCCCTGTCGCCGTAGGTCGACTCCACCACCACGTAGTCGGCCTGTCGCGGCTCGACCGGATCGCGCAGGATGGGCATGCCCCAGGGACCCAGATCTCCCGAGAACACCAGCGTGCGCCGCTCGCCGCCGGCGCCGACGGTCAGGTGCACCGAACCGGCGCCCAGGATGTGCCCGGCCGGCACGAAGGTCGCATCTATCCCCTCGGCGATACGGACCGGAACATCGAAGCCGGTCGGTCGGAGCCTCTCGATGGCCCGCTCGGCGTCGGCTTCGGTGTAGAGCGGTCGTGCGGGCCGCACGTCCAGTCGCTTCTCCCGCGCGTGTCGCTTGCGCTTGTACGAGGCGTCCTCTTCCTGGATGCGCCCCGAATCGGCCATCACGATGCCGGCGATATCGGCGGTGGCCCGGGTGCAGTGCACCGGCCCCGCGAATCCCTCGCGCACCAGCCGCGGCAGCAGCCCGCAGTGGTCCAGGTGGCCGTGGGTGAGCAGCACGGCGTCGATTTCCGCCGCCGGCACGGCGAAGGGTTCCCAGTTGCGCGCCTTGAGGCCCCACTCCTGGAACAGCCCGCAGTCCACGTAGAAGCGGCGGCCGGCGGTTTCCACCAGGTAGCGCGAACCGGTGACGTTACCGGCGGCGCCGCAGAACGTAAGCTTGATCTCCACGACAACTCCTTCGGTGATGTCGGATACCCGTTTCACCCCGGCCGGGGTACTCGGGATCATGATGCTATTGCAAACACCAGGCTATGCTGATAAAATTGCACATTGGAGACAATTGGCGATGTCATGCAATTTGTCGGGCTGACTCGGGGGGGAATGCCATGCGTCGCGTTTCAATCGTCTTGATCGTATTGCTCGTCGGGTCGTATGCGGCCCGGGCCGCGGGACCTCTGAATC
This genomic window from bacterium contains:
- a CDS encoding MBL fold metallo-hydrolase; this translates as MEIKLTFCGAAGNVTGSRYLVETAGRRFYVDCGLFQEWGLKARNWEPFAVPAAEIDAVLLTHGHLDHCGLLPRLVREGFAGPVHCTRATADIAGIVMADSGRIQEEDASYKRKRHAREKRLDVRPARPLYTEADAERAIERLRPTGFDVPVRIAEGIDATFVPAGHILGAGSVHLTVGAGGERRTLVFSGDLGPWGMPILRDPVEPRQADYVVVESTYGDRDHEDAGDIPQRLARVVKETHRAGGNLIIPSFAVGRTQDLLYHLSGLLYAHEIPRIPVFVDSPMAITVTEVFRRNRELFDEKTVAVILSGEHPCDFPGLTLCRTRQESMAINDIEEPVIVIAGSGMCTAGRIKHHLVQNIGRPESTILFIGYQASGTLGRQILDGDEEVRIFGRGHRVRARIEQIHGFSAHAGQSDLLRWLSGLQTPPRRVFVTHGEPDASQPFVERVGSRLGYAASAPEYLESVTLA